In Gallaecimonas xiamenensis 3-C-1, a single window of DNA contains:
- a CDS encoding type 1 glutamine amidotransferase domain-containing protein produces MHILMVTTSHDQLGDTGHKTGFWLEELAAPYYVFVDDGYKVTLASPKGGQPPLDPKSDDADSQTEDTQRFKSDSKAQGELANTYPLAGINAADYDALFYPGGHGPLWDLVIDPDSIRLIQDFLKAGKPVAAVCHGPCVLLNAVDDKGQSVVDGKEVTGFTNAEEAAVGLTEVVPFLLEDALKAKGGDFLCGGDWDDFVVTDGLLITGQNPQSSASTARAVLAKLSKLTNWPGQGAG; encoded by the coding sequence ATGCACATTCTGATGGTAACCACCTCGCACGACCAATTGGGGGATACGGGCCACAAGACCGGCTTCTGGCTCGAAGAGTTGGCCGCGCCCTATTACGTGTTTGTGGACGACGGCTATAAGGTGACCCTGGCCTCGCCCAAGGGCGGCCAGCCACCCCTGGACCCCAAGAGTGACGACGCCGACAGCCAAACCGAAGACACCCAGCGCTTTAAGAGCGATTCCAAGGCCCAGGGCGAGCTGGCCAACACCTATCCCCTGGCGGGCATCAATGCCGCCGACTACGATGCCCTTTTTTACCCCGGCGGCCATGGCCCCCTTTGGGATCTGGTGATTGATCCCGACTCCATCCGCCTTATCCAGGACTTTCTCAAGGCCGGCAAGCCGGTGGCGGCGGTCTGCCATGGTCCCTGTGTGCTGCTAAACGCCGTGGATGATAAGGGGCAAAGCGTGGTGGACGGCAAGGAAGTGACCGGCTTTACCAACGCCGAAGAGGCGGCGGTGGGGCTGACCGAGGTGGTGCCCTTCCTGCTGGAAGACGCCCTCAAGGCCAAGGGCGGCGACTTCCTCTGCGGCGGCGACTGGGACGACTTCGTGGTCACCGACGGCCTGCTGATCACCGGCCAGAACCCCCAGTCTTCCGCCAGTACCGCCCGGGCCGTGCTGGCCAAGCTCAGCAAGCTCACCAACTGGCCGGGGCAGGGGGCCGGTTGA